One Verrucomicrobiota bacterium genomic window carries:
- a CDS encoding DUF3016 domain-containing protein: MKFFSILFCSLCFLAVNLAAEVELTFENPDNYRDIDYEYAGNKRGQKLYLPQFEKHINKQAERYLEEGQVLSMVITDIDLAGDYEPWRSADAMDIRIVKSIYPPRIKFSYELKDADGNVLESGDEHLSDLSFNYKIRINYNDELFYDKELITDWFRKLNKKSK; this comes from the coding sequence ATGAAATTCTTTTCAATTCTTTTTTGTAGCCTATGTTTCCTAGCGGTAAATCTTGCCGCTGAAGTTGAGCTTACTTTTGAAAATCCGGATAACTATCGTGATATCGATTATGAATACGCCGGCAACAAGCGGGGCCAGAAGCTCTACCTCCCTCAGTTTGAAAAACACATTAACAAACAAGCTGAGCGTTATCTTGAGGAAGGTCAGGTTCTTAGCATGGTGATAACTGATATCGACTTGGCCGGAGATTACGAACCATGGAGATCTGCCGATGCCATGGATATCAGAATTGTGAAATCCATTTACCCTCCTCGTATTAAGTTTAGTTATGAACTTAAGGATGCGGATGGAAACGTTCTCGAATCCGGAGACGAACATTTATCGGATCTGAGTTTTAACTATAAGATCCGGATCAACTATAATGACGAATTATTTTACGACAAAGAACTTATTACCGATTGGTTCAGAAAACTGAATAAAAAGTCCAAATAG
- a CDS encoding metallophosphoesterase family protein: MILRRSMEITVREFEGKEVLSIGIISDTHGLLRPQALSALKGSDVILHGGDVGDEQILARLSDIAPIFTVRGNVDFELWCKRLPPKLTLTLGGLKVFMIHDISKLDRTVLELVDMVVYGHSHRPEIFEEQEVLFLNPGSAGPRRFNLPITLAKLVWRKGEKLTPELIQLAQD, translated from the coding sequence ATGATTCTGCGCAGATCTATGGAAATAACGGTGCGCGAGTTTGAAGGGAAAGAAGTGCTTTCGATTGGAATTATTTCCGACACTCATGGTCTACTCAGACCTCAAGCTTTATCAGCACTGAAAGGTTCAGATGTTATTTTGCATGGCGGCGATGTGGGAGATGAGCAAATATTAGCCCGGTTGAGTGACATTGCTCCGATTTTTACGGTGCGGGGGAACGTTGATTTCGAGCTCTGGTGCAAACGTTTACCCCCTAAATTAACTTTAACTTTGGGCGGGCTGAAGGTTTTTATGATTCATGATATTTCGAAATTGGATCGCACCGTACTGGAACTGGTTGACATGGTGGTTTATGGTCATTCTCACCGACCTGAAATATTTGAAGAACAGGAAGTTTTATTTCTCAATCCAGGTAGTGCCGGTCCCAGGCGGTTCAATCTTCCCATAACCTTAGCGAAGCTTGTTTGGAGAAAAGGAGAGAAGCTGACCCCTGAGCTCATCCAGTTAGCGCAGGATTGA